In Citrobacter sp. RHB25-C09, the following proteins share a genomic window:
- the ada gene encoding bifunctional DNA-binding transcriptional regulator/O6-methylguanine-DNA methyltransferase Ada: protein MKNSLRINDEQCWQSVLERNADADGQFVFAVRTTGIFCRPSCTAKHALRKNVQFFPDVQAALAAGFRPCKRCQPDKEHAQQHRLDKITRACQLLEQDSPITLDELAQQVAMSPYHLHRLFKATTGMTPKAWQQSYRARRLREALTQGESVTQAILNAGFPDSSSYYRHADATLGMTAKQFRKGGEKLAVRYALTDSSLGRCLVAESERGICAILLGDDDAALVTELQMLFPAARDEPADDNFQQRIRNVIASIDGRNVPLSLPLDIQGTAFQQQVWQALRTIPCGETVSYQQLAQAIGKPKAVRAVASACGANKLAIVIPCHRVVRGDGSLSGYRWGVSRKAQLLRRESPGEEG from the coding sequence ATGAAAAATAGCCTACGCATAAATGATGAACAATGCTGGCAATCGGTGCTGGAGCGCAATGCTGACGCCGATGGCCAGTTTGTCTTTGCGGTAAGGACCACTGGCATTTTTTGCCGACCTTCCTGTACGGCAAAACATGCGCTGCGCAAAAACGTGCAGTTCTTCCCGGATGTACAGGCGGCGCTGGCTGCTGGTTTCCGGCCGTGCAAACGCTGCCAGCCGGATAAAGAACATGCGCAACAGCACCGACTGGATAAAATCACCCGCGCTTGTCAACTCCTTGAGCAAGATTCCCCCATCACGCTGGATGAGCTTGCACAGCAGGTGGCAATGAGTCCTTATCATTTACACCGTCTTTTTAAAGCCACAACCGGAATGACGCCAAAAGCCTGGCAGCAGTCGTATCGCGCCCGACGCCTGCGGGAGGCGTTGACCCAGGGTGAGAGCGTAACGCAGGCCATTCTGAACGCCGGTTTTCCTGACAGCAGCAGCTACTATCGTCACGCTGATGCGACACTGGGTATGACAGCGAAGCAGTTCCGCAAAGGAGGCGAGAAACTGGCGGTACGCTATGCGCTGACGGATAGCTCCCTCGGGCGCTGTCTGGTGGCTGAAAGCGAACGCGGGATTTGCGCCATCCTGTTAGGAGATGACGATGCTGCGCTGGTGACCGAACTGCAAATGCTGTTTCCGGCTGCCCGCGATGAACCTGCTGATGACAACTTCCAGCAGCGCATTCGTAATGTTATCGCCAGCATTGACGGGCGTAACGTGCCGCTGTCCCTGCCGCTGGATATTCAGGGAACGGCTTTTCAGCAGCAGGTCTGGCAGGCGCTGCGTACCATTCCCTGCGGTGAAACCGTGAGCTATCAGCAACTGGCCCAGGCGATTGGCAAACCGAAAGCGGTTCGTGCGGTCGCCAGTGCCTGTGGCGCGAATAAACTGGCGATTGTCATCCCGTGTCATCGGGTGGTGCGCGGGGATGGATCGCTCTCAGGCTATCGATGGGGTGTCTCACGCAAAGCGCAGCTTCTCCGGCGCGAGTCGCCCGGCGAGGAGGGATAA
- the apbE gene encoding FAD:protein FMN transferase ApbE — MEMNIARAALLAIAMTLTGCDNAPDVAQAPAPLVLEGKTMGTFWRVSVAGVDAARAEQLQTRIQAQLDADDQLLSTYKNDSALMRFNQSHSLAPWPVSEAMADIVTSALRIGKKTHGAMDITVGPLVNLWGFGPDKQPVKVPTQAQIDAAKARTGLQHLTVIDQAQQQFLQKDLPDLFVDLSTVGEGYAADHLTRLMEQEGIARYLVSVGGALNSRGLNAGGRPWRVAIQKPTDSENAVQALVDINGHGISTSGSYRNYYELDGKRLSHVIDPQTGRPITHNLVSVTVIAPTALEADGWDTGLMVLGVQKAKEVVRQEGLAAYLVVKEGEGFKSWMSPQFESFLVREQN; from the coding sequence ATGGAAATGAATATTGCCCGGGCGGCGTTGCTGGCGATTGCAATGACACTCACTGGCTGCGATAACGCCCCGGACGTTGCCCAGGCGCCGGCACCTCTGGTGCTGGAAGGAAAAACGATGGGCACTTTCTGGCGCGTGAGCGTTGCGGGTGTTGATGCAGCGCGGGCAGAGCAACTGCAAACCCGTATTCAGGCGCAACTGGATGCAGACGACCAGCTATTGTCCACCTATAAAAACGATTCGGCGCTGATGCGCTTCAACCAGTCGCACAGTCTCGCGCCCTGGCCTGTGAGTGAGGCGATGGCAGATATCGTCACGAGTGCCCTGCGGATTGGTAAAAAAACACACGGGGCGATGGACATAACCGTGGGTCCTTTAGTCAATCTGTGGGGATTTGGTCCCGACAAACAGCCGGTAAAGGTGCCCACGCAGGCGCAAATTGATGCGGCGAAAGCCCGAACCGGGCTTCAACATCTGACGGTGATCGATCAGGCGCAGCAACAGTTTCTGCAAAAAGATCTGCCTGATTTATTTGTCGATCTTTCCACCGTTGGGGAAGGCTATGCGGCGGATCATCTGACGCGTCTGATGGAGCAGGAGGGCATTGCACGCTATCTGGTTTCCGTTGGCGGCGCGCTGAACAGTCGCGGCCTCAATGCCGGAGGTCGACCGTGGCGGGTGGCGATTCAAAAACCGACCGACAGCGAGAATGCTGTACAGGCGCTGGTGGATATCAACGGCCATGGAATCAGCACATCCGGCAGCTATCGCAATTATTATGAGCTGGACGGCAAGCGCCTCTCGCATGTGATCGATCCGCAAACGGGGCGTCCGATAACGCATAATCTGGTTTCGGTGACTGTGATTGCCCCCACGGCGCTGGAGGCAGACGGCTGGGATACCGGACTGATGGTACTTGGCGTTCAGAAAGCGAAAGAGGTCGTGCGACAGGAAGGGCTGGCGGCGTATCTGGTCGTCAAAGAAGGGGAGGGATTCAAAAGCTGGATGTCTCCGCAGTTTGAAAGCTTTCTTGTCCGGGAACAAAATTAA
- a CDS encoding porin OmpC yields MKVKVLSLLVPALLVAGAANAAEIYNKDGNKLDLFGKVDGLHYFSDNKGDDGDQTYMRIGFKGETQVNDQLTGYGQWEYQIQGNAPETENNSWTRVAFAGLKFADAGSFDYGRNYGVVYDVTSWTDVLPEFGGDTYGSDNFMQQRGNGLATYRNTDFFGLVDGLNFAVQYQGKNGSPSGEGQTNNGREALRQNGDGVGGSITYDLGEGFGLGGAISSSKRTDAQNAMNFGTGDRAETYTGGLKYDANNVYLAAQYTQTYNATRAGTLGWANKAQNFEVVAQYQFDFGLRPSVAYLQSKGKDLGRGYGDEDIVKYVDVGATYYFNKNMSTYVDYKINLLDDNRFTSDAGISTDDIVALGLVYQF; encoded by the coding sequence ATGAAAGTTAAAGTACTGTCCCTCCTGGTACCGGCTCTGCTGGTAGCAGGCGCAGCAAATGCGGCTGAAATTTACAACAAAGACGGCAACAAATTAGACCTGTTTGGTAAAGTAGATGGTCTGCATTATTTCTCCGATAACAAAGGCGATGACGGCGACCAGACCTACATGCGTATCGGCTTTAAAGGCGAAACTCAGGTTAACGACCAACTGACCGGTTACGGCCAGTGGGAATATCAGATCCAGGGCAACGCGCCTGAAACTGAAAACAACTCCTGGACTCGTGTGGCGTTTGCGGGTCTGAAATTCGCTGATGCGGGTTCTTTCGACTACGGTCGTAACTACGGCGTTGTCTATGACGTAACGTCCTGGACCGACGTTCTGCCAGAATTCGGTGGTGACACCTACGGTTCTGACAACTTCATGCAGCAGCGTGGTAACGGCCTCGCGACCTACCGTAACACCGATTTCTTTGGCCTGGTTGACGGTCTGAACTTTGCTGTTCAGTACCAGGGTAAAAACGGTAGCCCATCCGGTGAAGGCCAGACCAACAACGGTCGTGAAGCGCTGCGTCAGAACGGCGACGGCGTAGGCGGTTCTATCACTTACGATCTGGGCGAAGGCTTTGGTCTGGGTGGTGCAATCTCCAGTTCCAAACGTACTGATGCCCAGAATGCGATGAACTTCGGTACTGGCGATCGCGCTGAAACCTACACCGGTGGTCTGAAATATGACGCCAACAACGTCTATCTGGCCGCACAGTACACCCAGACCTACAACGCAACTCGCGCGGGCACCCTGGGTTGGGCTAACAAAGCGCAGAACTTCGAAGTGGTTGCGCAGTACCAGTTCGACTTCGGTCTGCGTCCGTCCGTAGCGTACCTGCAGTCTAAAGGTAAAGACCTGGGTCGTGGTTACGGCGACGAAGACATCGTGAAATATGTTGATGTTGGCGCGACTTACTACTTCAACAAAAACATGTCTACCTACGTTGATTACAAAATCAACCTGCTGGATGACAACCGCTTCACCAGCGATGCTGGCATCAGCACCGACGACATCGTAGCACTGGGTCTGGTTTACCAGTTCTAA